GGGACTACTGCGACGACGTCCTCGACGCCGCCGAGGCGCTGGGCAGCCCGCGGCCGACCCTGCTGGCCCACTCCATGGGCGCCGGGGTCGCTTGCCTGACCGCCGCTGCCCTGCCCGAGCGGGTCGCACGGCTGGCGCTGGTCGATGGCCTGGCTTCAGTGACTACCCCCGCCGACGAGACTCCCCAGCAGCTGCGTCGTGGCCTGTTGGGACATCGCCGCCTACCCTCCCGCGGTGCGCGCTATGCTGACGAGGAGGAGGCCGTGATGGCACGGGTCAAGGGGGGCGCGACCGCGGTGGATGCCGCGACGATTCGCGCGGTGGTCGCTCGCAACCTGGCGACGCTGCCGGATGGGCACCTGGGCTGGCGCAGCGATCCTCGCCTGGTCCGCCCCTCGCCGGTGAGGTTGACGCCCGAGCAGGTCGTGGCCTGCCTGGCGGGGATCGAGTGCCCGGCGCTGTTGATCGAAGGGGAGGCGGGCATACTCGGCGAGAAGGCAGCGGCGCGGGTGGCGCGCAATGCGCTGCCGGGACTCGAGCGCCGGGTGCTGCCGGGTGGCCACCACCTCCATCTGGAACCCGGCGCGGTGGCGGCGGTGGCCGACGCCATCGGCGCGTGGGCGTCACGCGACATCGGCCAGCCGGACAGACGAGGGGGCGCAGGCGCATGAACAACGGGGCGACAGCCACTGCCGAGGGGAAGCGAGTAGCGCTGGTGCTGGGCAGCGGGGGCGCGCGCGGCTACGCCCATATCGGCGTGATCGAGGAGCTCGAGCGACGCGGCTACCGGATCGTGGCGATTTCCGGCTGTTCCATGGGCGCCCTGGTCGGGGGAGTCTACGCCGCCGGTCAGTTGGCCGCCTATCGTGACTGGGTATGCCAGCTCGACTATTTCGATGTGCTGCGCCTGGTCGACGTCACCTGGAGCCCGATGGGGGCGATGAAGGCCAACAAGGTGATGGCCAAGCTGGAGAGCCTGGTGGGAGACGCGCGCATCGAGGATCTGGCGATACCGGTGACCACCGTGGCCACCGACCTGAAACGCCAGCGCGAGGTGTGGTTCCAGAGCGGTCCGCTGCTGGAGGCGATCCGCGCCTCCATCGCCGTGCCCGGTGTGATCACCCCGGTGCATCGCGGCGAGCAGGTGCTGGTGGACGGTGGCCTGCTCAATCCGCTGCCGATCATCCCTACCGTGTCGGCCCGTGCCGACCTGGTGATGGCGGTCAACGCTACCGCCCACAGTTCGCGCCCGGTGACCCTGGAAGAGCTGCTGCCGCCGGAGGCGGCGCGAGAGGAACGCGAGCGTGAGGCGGCTCGCGACGCCTCGGGGGTCGACTTCAGCAGCTGGGTCGAGGAGGTGCGCAGCGCCGCCAGCCGCTGGGTCGACGGCCTGGGCACCGCGGGGCGAGAGGCCGACGCGGGGCGTACGCTAGCCCAGGATGAGGCCAGCAGTCGGCGCCGCCAGTGGGGGCGCCTGGACACCATGCTGGCCTCCTTCGACATCACGCAGGCGGCGCTGGCCAAGTACAAGGTGGCGGGCTATCCGCCAGACGTGCTGATCGAGGTGCCCAAGACGGTGTGTGGCGCCTACGAGTTTCACCGTGCCGAGGCGCTGATCGTGCTCGGGCGCCAGCTGGCGTCGGAGGCGCTGGACCGCTTCGAGGGGCACCGTTATCCGAGGCAGGGCGGCCGCAGCATCGTGGTCGATCCGGTGGCTCCCGACGACGCGGAGGACGATGCGGAGAGCGATGCGGAGTAGGCGAGGCGCCGGCGGGGGGGAGTGTTGGTTAGCCTTCGCGGCGGCGCAGCAGCACGTAGACGGCGCCGGTTCCGCCTTCGGCCTCTACCGCCGAGCAGAATGCCAGCACGCCAGGCCACTCGCGCAGCCAGGCGTTGACGTGGCTCTTGAGCACCGGGTAGTTGCCGTCCACGCCCCAGGCCTTGCCATGCACCACCAGCAGGCAGCGGCGTCGCTGCGCGGCGGCATCGCGCAGGAACCCCTCCAGCTCCTCGCGCGCCTCCTCCAGGGTGTAGCCGTGCAGGTCGAGCCCCGCCTCCCAGGCCATCTCGCCGCGCTTGAGGCGGCTGCGGGTGCGCCATGGCAGGTCGGGCAGGGCGAAGTCGAGGTATTCCGTGGGGCGCACCGCCTCCACGCGGCCGTCGGAGGTGCGTCCCCTGGCGCTGTCGTCACCCGCCGCCTGGGCGGCGGCCCGGCGCGCCGCGGCGGACGGGTCCTCGCGTTGCGGGCGTCCCGGGTCGGCGCGGTTTCGCGTGATCGGCCTTACCCCGGCCTGGCGCAGGGCCTGACGGAAGGCGCTGATCTCGTCATCATCCGGGCGGTGGCGATTTTTGCTCATGGGGCAGGGCTCATGGGGCGCTGTCGGTTGGCGTGCAGGCGACCAGTATACCCGGCGCGGCGTGGCTGTGAACCGGCGGGCCGGGTTACAATCACTCTCCCCACATCTTGACGCTCAGGTGCTCCCTTGGCCGATCAGCACGCCCCGCACGCGACCTCCACGCTTACCCTTGCCGACGACCGGCTCGCCGCTGAACTGGTCACCCTGCGT
The Halomonas sp. H10-9-1 DNA segment above includes these coding regions:
- a CDS encoding patatin-like phospholipase family protein, with amino-acid sequence MNNGATATAEGKRVALVLGSGGARGYAHIGVIEELERRGYRIVAISGCSMGALVGGVYAAGQLAAYRDWVCQLDYFDVLRLVDVTWSPMGAMKANKVMAKLESLVGDARIEDLAIPVTTVATDLKRQREVWFQSGPLLEAIRASIAVPGVITPVHRGEQVLVDGGLLNPLPIIPTVSARADLVMAVNATAHSSRPVTLEELLPPEAAREEREREAARDASGVDFSSWVEEVRSAASRWVDGLGTAGREADAGRTLAQDEASSRRRQWGRLDTMLASFDITQAALAKYKVAGYPPDVLIEVPKTVCGAYEFHRAEALIVLGRQLASEALDRFEGHRYPRQGGRSIVVDPVAPDDAEDDAESDAE
- a CDS encoding Smr/MutS family protein, with product MSKNRHRPDDDEISAFRQALRQAGVRPITRNRADPGRPQREDPSAAARRAAAQAAGDDSARGRTSDGRVEAVRPTEYLDFALPDLPWRTRSRLKRGEMAWEAGLDLHGYTLEEAREELEGFLRDAAAQRRRCLLVVHGKAWGVDGNYPVLKSHVNAWLREWPGVLAFCSAVEAEGGTGAVYVLLRRREG
- a CDS encoding alpha/beta hydrolase, whose protein sequence is MSAPQPLRLAEGRLAALAWGEEGAPLWLALHGWLDNAASFARLAPLLVERLGIRVVAIDFSGHGHSAHTPGDYAIWDYCDDVLDAAEALGSPRPTLLAHSMGAGVACLTAAALPERVARLALVDGLASVTTPADETPQQLRRGLLGHRRLPSRGARYADEEEAVMARVKGGATAVDAATIRAVVARNLATLPDGHLGWRSDPRLVRPSPVRLTPEQVVACLAGIECPALLIEGEAGILGEKAAARVARNALPGLERRVLPGGHHLHLEPGAVAAVADAIGAWASRDIGQPDRRGGAGA